The following are encoded together in the Raineyella sp. LH-20 genome:
- the bfr gene encoding bacterioferritin yields MIELLNAGLTLELTVINTYFLNARMLDNWGLSRLGKVFYDLSIAEMKDADEFIQRILMFDGHPNLQRMNPIRVGEDPEEVLRLAYAGEQEAIALFNAGAEECHTLGDHATALFFETGARDEEEHADWFEGQLDALTRVGVPNYLAQHLDPSSGPA; encoded by the coding sequence GTGATCGAGCTGCTGAACGCCGGCCTCACGCTCGAACTCACCGTGATCAACACCTATTTCCTCAATGCTCGGATGCTCGACAACTGGGGGCTGTCCCGCCTCGGGAAGGTCTTCTACGACCTGTCGATCGCCGAGATGAAGGATGCCGACGAGTTCATCCAGCGCATCCTGATGTTCGACGGCCACCCGAACCTCCAGCGGATGAACCCGATCCGAGTGGGGGAGGATCCCGAAGAGGTCCTCCGCCTGGCGTACGCCGGGGAACAGGAGGCGATCGCCCTGTTCAACGCCGGCGCCGAGGAGTGCCACACACTCGGTGACCACGCGACCGCCCTGTTCTTCGAGACCGGAGCCCGTGACGAGGAGGAACATGCCGACTGGTTCGAGGGCCAGCTCGACGCCCTGACTCGCGTCGGCGTGCCGAACTACCTCGCCCAGCACCTCGACCCGTCGTCCGGTCCGGCCTGA
- a CDS encoding MDR family MFS transporter, whose protein sequence is MSQKQIMLVIYGLMAGMFLSSLDQTIVGTAIRTIGDDLHGLDQQAWVTTAYLITSTIATPIYGKLSDIFGRRPLYIFSITVFILGSLLSSFSTSMYMLAAFRAFQGIGAGGLMSLPLAIMGDMLAPRERAKYQGYFLAVFGVSSVIGPLVGGLFAGTHTIAWIAGWRWVFLVNVPIGIIALAMVIAFLHLPRFNHNKHVRVDWWGATAVVLALVPLLMVAEQGRVWGWTSAASLACFGIGVVGIVAFIIIESRMGRDAIIPLSIFRSRVFSMATVLGALVGFGMFGAMMTLPLYLQIVMGMSPTESGFATLPMIGGLMVASIVSGQIIARTGRYRQFPIIGTAFVVLGFLDLTFITADTRFVYIAGGMVLIGLGLGQLMQSLVLASQNSVAPTDMGVATSSATFFRQIGGTLGTAILLSVLFASMTGNIRTAMQDKDTLTDALDAAMTPAVAQAPQNAGAMRQIWTPIVTPIEDGVQAQLDQAAAQATSHAPNEAAKQVILQQVAAQAGATVKDGRIVVDYSNDAQRRAIVDKTVPTVLDGLAGDGSGTSTSGDVSTSDTSFLNGADARLTRPFLVGFTKSAVSIYWVGMSVLLIAFVLTWFFKVPELRMHSALQEQANRAAANAEETAAGAGPTTDDGSTR, encoded by the coding sequence ATGTCCCAGAAGCAGATCATGCTCGTCATCTACGGACTGATGGCCGGCATGTTCCTGTCGTCGCTCGACCAGACGATCGTCGGCACGGCGATCCGTACGATCGGTGACGACCTGCACGGCCTCGACCAGCAGGCATGGGTGACCACCGCCTACCTCATCACCTCGACGATCGCGACCCCGATCTACGGCAAGCTGTCCGACATTTTCGGCCGCCGGCCCCTGTACATCTTCTCGATCACCGTCTTCATCCTCGGCTCACTGCTGTCGTCGTTCTCCACGTCGATGTACATGCTGGCGGCGTTCCGCGCCTTCCAGGGCATCGGCGCCGGCGGCTTGATGTCGCTGCCGCTGGCGATCATGGGCGACATGCTCGCCCCGCGGGAGCGGGCCAAGTACCAGGGCTACTTCCTCGCTGTCTTCGGCGTCTCCTCCGTCATCGGCCCGCTGGTCGGCGGACTCTTCGCCGGCACGCACACGATCGCCTGGATCGCCGGCTGGCGCTGGGTCTTCCTGGTCAACGTGCCGATCGGCATCATCGCGCTGGCGATGGTGATCGCGTTCCTGCACCTGCCGCGGTTCAACCACAACAAGCACGTACGGGTCGACTGGTGGGGCGCCACCGCGGTCGTCCTCGCTCTCGTCCCGCTGCTGATGGTCGCCGAGCAGGGTCGTGTCTGGGGCTGGACGTCGGCGGCCTCACTGGCCTGCTTCGGCATCGGCGTGGTCGGCATCGTGGCCTTCATCATCATCGAGTCCCGGATGGGCCGCGACGCGATCATCCCGCTGTCGATCTTCCGGTCCCGGGTGTTCTCGATGGCCACCGTCCTCGGCGCCCTCGTCGGCTTCGGCATGTTCGGCGCGATGATGACCCTGCCGCTCTACCTGCAGATCGTGATGGGGATGTCGCCGACCGAGTCGGGTTTCGCGACGCTGCCGATGATCGGCGGTCTGATGGTGGCCTCCATCGTCTCCGGCCAGATCATCGCCCGCACCGGCCGGTACCGCCAGTTCCCGATCATCGGGACGGCGTTCGTGGTCCTCGGCTTCCTCGACCTCACCTTCATCACCGCTGACACCCGCTTCGTGTATATCGCCGGCGGCATGGTGCTGATCGGTCTCGGCCTCGGCCAGCTCATGCAGAGCCTCGTCCTGGCCAGCCAGAACTCGGTCGCCCCGACCGACATGGGCGTCGCCACCTCGTCGGCCACGTTCTTCCGGCAGATCGGCGGCACGCTGGGCACCGCCATCCTGCTGTCGGTGCTGTTCGCCAGCATGACCGGCAACATCCGTACGGCGATGCAGGACAAGGACACCCTCACCGACGCGCTGGATGCGGCGATGACCCCGGCGGTGGCCCAGGCCCCGCAGAACGCCGGTGCGATGCGCCAGATCTGGACCCCGATCGTCACCCCGATCGAGGACGGGGTGCAGGCCCAGCTCGACCAGGCGGCCGCCCAGGCGACCAGCCACGCGCCGAACGAGGCCGCCAAGCAGGTCATCCTCCAGCAGGTCGCGGCACAGGCCGGGGCCACCGTGAAGGACGGCCGGATCGTCGTCGACTACAGCAACGACGCCCAGCGCCGTGCGATCGTGGACAAGACCGTGCCGACCGTCCTCGACGGACTGGCGGGCGACGGATCCGGGACCAGCACCTCCGGCGACGTCAGCACGTCCGACACGTCGTTCCTCAACGGCGCCGACGCGCGACTGACCCGTCCGTTCCTGGTCGGATTCACCAAGTCGGCCGTCAGCATCTACTGGGTGGGCATGAGCGTGCTGCTGATCGCCTTCGTGCTGACCTGGTTCTTCAAGGTGCCCGAGCTGCGCATGCACTCCGCACTGCAGGAGCAGGCCAACCGGGCGGCCGCGAATGCGGAGGAGACCGCGGCCGGTGCCGGCCCGACCACGGACGATGGGTCCACCCGGTGA
- a CDS encoding recombinase family protein has protein sequence MTIIDADRTAIDSLVAPTPFPGSFAVSYLRVSTKEQAEKGGQAEGFSIPAQREANQRKADQLGATIIEEFVDAGESARKADRPELMRMIQYVAKHKTNYCIVHKVDRLARNRADDVTIHLALKDAGVTLVSATENIDETPSGMLLHGIMSSIAEFYSRNLATEVVKGLSQKAAQGGTVTKAPIGYRNVGVRDEFGREVRTVEIDEERAPLVRWAFQVFASGDWTTSQLHQELVARGLTTAASPRRPSRPIGKSSVHRMLTNPYYKGSVRYQGVTYAGAHEAIVPNEVWDQVQTVLGTHRSAADATQVHEHYLKGTVFCGQCGSRLLVCNAKSSQGTIYPYFVCASRHGGRGDCTRQAMLIEQVERLIERFYAKVQLDPETTQAVSAMIHARFDEMMAEGAAELADLASRRTQLEGEQQKLLQAHYAGAIPLDLLKKEQDRITASLETIEHRITAHHGHYADARANLDDSLKLLSNAADLYEHADDANRRLCNQALFRAIYIDEDNDVRVGYRNPYDGLSLSGLHADALSWAAEAKKMGQARTATKGGPLVASSHLTRLG, from the coding sequence ATGACGATCATCGACGCGGACCGAACCGCGATAGACAGCCTCGTAGCGCCCACCCCGTTCCCCGGATCATTCGCCGTCTCCTACCTACGGGTCTCCACGAAGGAGCAGGCGGAGAAGGGCGGCCAGGCGGAGGGCTTCTCGATCCCGGCCCAGCGCGAGGCGAACCAGCGCAAGGCCGACCAGCTCGGAGCAACGATCATCGAGGAGTTCGTCGACGCGGGCGAGTCCGCGCGCAAGGCCGACCGGCCCGAACTGATGCGGATGATCCAGTACGTCGCGAAGCACAAGACGAACTACTGCATCGTCCACAAGGTCGACCGGCTCGCCCGCAACCGAGCCGACGACGTGACCATCCACCTCGCCCTCAAGGACGCCGGCGTCACGCTGGTGTCGGCCACGGAGAACATCGACGAGACCCCGTCCGGGATGCTGCTGCACGGCATCATGTCCTCGATCGCGGAGTTCTACTCCCGCAACCTCGCCACCGAGGTCGTCAAGGGTCTGTCGCAGAAGGCCGCGCAGGGCGGCACCGTGACGAAGGCACCCATCGGCTACCGCAACGTCGGCGTGCGCGACGAGTTCGGGCGGGAAGTACGCACCGTCGAGATCGACGAGGAGCGAGCCCCGTTGGTGCGGTGGGCGTTCCAGGTGTTCGCATCCGGCGACTGGACGACGAGCCAGCTTCACCAGGAGCTCGTAGCGCGCGGGCTCACGACAGCGGCGTCGCCGCGGCGACCGTCCCGACCCATCGGGAAGTCGTCGGTGCATCGGATGCTGACGAACCCGTACTACAAGGGCAGCGTCCGCTACCAGGGCGTGACCTATGCCGGAGCGCACGAGGCCATCGTCCCCAACGAGGTGTGGGACCAGGTGCAGACCGTGCTCGGCACGCACCGCTCGGCAGCAGATGCAACGCAAGTCCACGAGCACTACTTGAAGGGGACGGTGTTCTGCGGCCAGTGCGGCTCGCGGCTACTGGTGTGCAACGCCAAGAGCAGCCAGGGCACGATCTACCCGTACTTCGTGTGCGCGAGCAGGCATGGTGGCAGAGGCGACTGCACCCGGCAGGCGATGCTCATCGAGCAGGTCGAACGGCTCATCGAGCGCTTCTATGCCAAGGTGCAGCTCGATCCCGAGACGACGCAGGCGGTCTCGGCGATGATCCATGCCCGGTTCGACGAGATGATGGCCGAAGGAGCCGCCGAACTTGCCGACCTCGCGTCCCGGAGAACCCAACTCGAAGGCGAGCAGCAGAAGTTGCTGCAAGCCCACTACGCCGGAGCCATCCCGCTCGACCTGCTCAAGAAGGAGCAGGACCGGATCACCGCGTCGTTGGAGACCATCGAGCACCGGATCACCGCTCACCACGGCCACTATGCCGACGCGCGGGCGAACCTCGACGACTCGCTGAAACTGCTGTCCAACGCAGCCGACCTCTACGAGCACGCCGACGACGCGAACCGCCGACTGTGCAACCAAGCACTGTTCAGGGCGATCTACATCGACGAGGACAACGACGTGCGCGTCGGCTACCGGAACCCGTATGACGGACTGAGCCTCTCCGGCCTCCACGCCGACGCCCTGAGCTGGGCCGCCGAGGCGAAGAAAATGGGCCAGGCGCGAACCGCGACCAAGGGTGGCCCCTTGGTCGCAAGTTCACACCTGACCCGTTTGGGGTGA
- a CDS encoding (2Fe-2S)-binding protein — protein MIVCQCKVVTDRDIRSAVDRGARTVAQVCRATTAGTDCGSCVLTIRRLLCEHVETIHASLPEVDREAS, from the coding sequence GTGATCGTCTGTCAGTGCAAGGTCGTGACGGACCGCGATATCCGTTCCGCCGTCGATCGCGGTGCCCGGACGGTTGCCCAGGTGTGCCGTGCCACCACTGCCGGCACCGATTGTGGCAGTTGTGTCCTGACGATCCGGCGGCTGCTGTGCGAGCATGTTGAGACCATCCACGCGTCACTCCCGGAGGTGGACCGTGAAGCCAGTTAG
- a CDS encoding single-stranded DNA-binding protein, translating into MAIRTHQSISGFVASDPQLSYTDRGDARLYMKVGIEHYRKEPDNSFTQLETTFHDLIAYRGAAEQGAERLAKGDNIIADGRVRDYSYERNGQRYEGEEFIATRIGHDLARTRYEVDRSERTSGRDAAAFTGPQQAAPSTAAAIGM; encoded by the coding sequence ATGGCCATTCGTACCCACCAGTCCATCTCCGGCTTTGTCGCCTCGGACCCGCAGCTCAGCTACACCGACCGCGGCGACGCACGGCTCTACATGAAGGTCGGCATCGAGCATTACCGCAAGGAGCCCGACAACTCCTTCACGCAACTGGAGACGACGTTCCACGACCTCATTGCGTATCGCGGTGCTGCCGAGCAGGGAGCCGAGCGGCTCGCCAAGGGCGACAACATCATCGCCGACGGACGGGTGCGCGACTACTCCTACGAGCGCAACGGCCAGCGGTACGAGGGCGAGGAGTTCATCGCGACGCGCATCGGACACGACCTCGCCCGCACCCGCTACGAGGTGGATCGCAGCGAACGCACTTCCGGCCGAGACGCCGCGGCGTTCACCGGACCTCAGCAGGCCGCGCCGTCCACCGCGGCTGCCATCGGAATGTGA
- the orn gene encoding oligoribonuclease — protein sequence MTNELVWIDCEMTGLDLAHDELIEVAALVTDGELNVLGEGVDVVIKPAAAALEHMGDFVREMHTKSGLLPELDGGLTMAEAEQQVLAYIRQYVKDPRKAPLAGNTIGTDRAFLAKDMPELEAYVHYRNVDVSSIKELSRRWYPKTYYHAPAKNGNHRALADIQESIEELRYYREAVFVHQPGPDTTSLKRIARKHRGSITGLPENGVTENGIPAENGVAEKSVVEGGAAENAEESVAADAE from the coding sequence GTGACGAATGAACTGGTGTGGATCGATTGCGAGATGACGGGCCTGGACCTGGCCCACGACGAGCTGATCGAGGTGGCCGCACTTGTTACCGACGGGGAGCTCAACGTCCTCGGCGAGGGCGTCGATGTTGTGATCAAGCCCGCTGCCGCAGCGCTCGAGCACATGGGTGACTTCGTCCGCGAGATGCACACCAAGTCCGGCCTGCTGCCCGAGCTCGACGGCGGGTTGACCATGGCCGAGGCCGAGCAGCAGGTGCTGGCCTACATCCGCCAGTACGTCAAGGATCCGCGCAAGGCCCCGCTGGCCGGCAACACGATCGGCACCGACCGGGCGTTCCTGGCCAAGGACATGCCGGAGCTCGAGGCGTACGTCCACTACCGCAACGTCGATGTGTCCTCGATCAAGGAGCTGTCGCGGCGCTGGTACCCGAAGACCTATTACCACGCGCCGGCCAAGAACGGGAACCACCGCGCCCTCGCCGACATCCAGGAGTCGATCGAGGAGCTGCGCTACTACCGCGAGGCGGTCTTCGTCCACCAGCCCGGCCCGGACACGACCAGCCTGAAGCGGATCGCCCGGAAGCACCGCGGCAGCATCACTGGTCTGCCCGAGAACGGTGTGACCGAGAACGGTATCCCCGCCGAAAACGGTGTGGCCGAGAAGAGTGTGGTCGAAGGCGGTGCTGCGGAGAACGCTGAGGAGAGCGTGGCCGCCGACGCCGAGTGA